From a region of the Globicephala melas chromosome 19, mGloMel1.2, whole genome shotgun sequence genome:
- the NKG7 gene encoding protein NKG7 isoform X2, which yields MEPCRSLALLTSSLGLLSLLVALSTNFWFVAEGPSSSSHSGLWPRGDQGSVEGYIRVTQSFCVLAVLWGLISVSFLVRSCIPSLSAPGRGPIVSTFIAFAAALSLLVAMVVYTIERWKQPGHPQIDSFFSWSFYLGWVSTVLFLCAGGLSLGAHYRAHQPGYEAM from the exons ATGGAGCCCTGCCGGTCCCTGGCCCTGCTCACTAGCTCCCTGGGCCTGTTGTCTCTCTTGGTGGCTCTGAGCACGAATTTCTGGTTTGTGGCCGAGGGGCCCAGCTCCTCGTCTCACTCGGGCCTCTGGCCAAGGGGAGATCAGGGCTCAGTAGAAG GCTATATCCGCGTGACACAGAGCTTCTGCGTTCTGGCTGTCCTGTGGGGCCTGATCTCTGTGAGCTTTCTGGTCAGGTCCTGCATCCCTTCACTGTCTGCCCCTGGACGCGGGCCCATTGTCTCGACCTTCATAGCCTTTGCCGCAG ccctctccctgctaGTGGCCATGGTGGTCTACACTATCGAGCGGTGGAAGCAGCCTGGACACCCCCAGATCGACTCCTTCTTCTCCTGGTCCTTCTACCTGGGCTGGGTTTCAACTGTCCTCTTTCTCTGTGCAG GTGGCCTGAGTCTGGGAGCTCACTACAGGGCCCACCAGCCTGGCTATGAGGCCATGTGA
- the NKG7 gene encoding protein NKG7 isoform X1, translating into MEPCRSLALLTSSLGLLSLLVALSTNFWFVAEGPSSSSHSGLWPRGDQGSVEGYIRVTQSFCVLAVLWGLISVSFLVRSCIPSLSAPGRGPIVSTFIAFAAGKDSGLRLGRWDLVSFRGGAEPSFLSPSPALSLLVAMVVYTIERWKQPGHPQIDSFFSWSFYLGWVSTVLFLCAGDCCPGEFQGWIGAQLGALREQGRSQGLTSLCQPRWPESGSSLQGPPAWL; encoded by the exons ATGGAGCCCTGCCGGTCCCTGGCCCTGCTCACTAGCTCCCTGGGCCTGTTGTCTCTCTTGGTGGCTCTGAGCACGAATTTCTGGTTTGTGGCCGAGGGGCCCAGCTCCTCGTCTCACTCGGGCCTCTGGCCAAGGGGAGATCAGGGCTCAGTAGAAG GCTATATCCGCGTGACACAGAGCTTCTGCGTTCTGGCTGTCCTGTGGGGCCTGATCTCTGTGAGCTTTCTGGTCAGGTCCTGCATCCCTTCACTGTCTGCCCCTGGACGCGGGCCCATTGTCTCGACCTTCATAGCCTTTGCCGCAGGTAAGGACTCCGGGCTGCGCTTGGGGCGCTGGGACCTGGTGAGTTTTCGTGGAGGGGCTGAGCCATCCTTCTTGTCTCcatccccagccctctccctgctaGTGGCCATGGTGGTCTACACTATCGAGCGGTGGAAGCAGCCTGGACACCCCCAGATCGACTCCTTCTTCTCCTGGTCCTTCTACCTGGGCTGGGTTTCAACTGTCCTCTTTCTCTGTGCAGGTGACTGCTGCCCTGGGGAGTTCCAGGGGTGGATAGGGGCCCAGCTGGGGGCTCTGAGGGAGCAGGGCAGGAGCCAGGGTTTAACTTCTCTCTGCCAACCCAGGTGGCCTGAGTCTGGGAGCTCACTACAGGGCCCACCAGCCTGGCTATGA
- the CLDND2 gene encoding claudin domain-containing protein 2, whose translation MGVKRSLQSGGTLLGFLANILTILSMATNYWIRYSGGHSGLWQECSGGTCSNISCQTMLAVTGACMVLAAGCSIVGLVMGLRILCQEGDSRGRSTSAIFFLCGLLQPIAMTGYTVKNAGKNDVFLSWSCFSGWLALPFSVLAGFCFLLADMIMQSTDAISGFPVCL comes from the exons ATGGGGGTGAAGCGGAGCCTTCAAAGTGGGGGCACCTTGCTGGGCTTCTTGGCCAACATCCTCACCATTCTGTCCATGGCCACCAACTACTGGATCCGCTACTCTGGGGGCCACAGTGGCCTGTGGCAGGAGTGCAGCGGGGGCACCTGCTCCAACATCTCCTGCCAGA CCATGCTGGCGGTGACCGGGGCGTGCATGGTGCTGGCGGCGGGCTGCAGCATCGTGGGCTTGGTGATGGGGCTGCGGATTCTGTGCCAGGAGGGCGACTCGCGGGGCCGGAGCACGAGTGCCATCTTCTTCCTCTGCG GCCTGCTGCAGCCGATCGCCATGACAGGCTACACAGTGAAGAATGCAGGGAAAAACGACGTCTTCCTCTCCTGGTCCTGTTTTTCGGGGTGGCTGGCTTTACCCTTCTCTGTTCTCGCGG GCTTCTGCTTTCTGCTGGCGGACATGATCATGCAGAGCACAGATGCCATCAGTGGATTCCCCGTGTGCTTATGA